The Vulpes vulpes isolate BD-2025 chromosome 8, VulVul3, whole genome shotgun sequence genome has a window encoding:
- the CELF3 gene encoding CUGBP Elav-like family member 3 isoform X6, which yields MNRPIQVKPADSESRGEDRKLFVGMLGKQQTDEDVRKMFEPFGTIDECTVLRGPDGTSKGCAFVKFQTHAEAQAAINTLHSSRTLPGASSSLVVKFADTEKERGLRRMQQVATQLGMFSPIALQFGAYSAYTQALMQQQAALVAAHSAYLSPMATMAAVQMQHMAAINANGLIATPITPSSGTSTPPAIAATPVSAIPAALGVNGYSPVPTQPTGQPAPDALYPNGVHPYPAQSPAAPVDPLQQAYAGMQHYTAYPAAYSLVAPAFPQPPALVAQQPPPPPQQQQQQQQQQQQREGPDGCNIFIYHLPQEFTDSEILQMFVPFGHVISAKVFVDRATNQSKCFGFVSFDNPASAQAAIQAMNGFQIGMKRLKVQLKRPKDANRPY from the exons atGAACAGGCCGATCCAGGTCAAGCCAGCCGACAGCGAGAGCCGAGGAG AAGACCGGAAGCTCTTTGTGGGGATGCTAGGGAAGCAGCAGACAGATGAGGACGTCAGGAAGATGTTCGAGCCTTTTGGGACCATAGACGAGTGCACTGTGctccgggggccagatggcaccAGCAAAG GCTGCGCCTTTGTGAAGTTCCAGACCCATGCTGAGGCCCAGGCGGCCATCAACACCCTTCACAGCAGCCGGACCCTGCCG GGTGCCTCATCCAGCCTGGTGGTGAAGTTTGCTGACACGGAGAAGGAGCGAGGTCTCCGCCGAATGCAGCAGGTGGCTACCCAGCTGGGCATGTTCAGCCCCATCGCACTGCAGTTTGGAGCCTACAGCGCCTACACCCAGGCC ttgATGCAGCAGCAGGCGGCCCTGGTAGCGGCTCACAGTGCCTACCTCAGCCCCATGGCCACCATGGCTGCCGTGCAGATGCAGCACATGGCTGCCATCAATGCCAATGGCCTCATCGCCACTCCCATCACCCCATCCTCAG GAACCAGCACCCCTCCTGCCATCGCTGCCACGCCCGTGTCTGCAATCCCTGCTGCCCTGGGCGTCAACGGCTACAGCCCCGTGCCTACCCAGCCCACCGGGCAGCCTGCCCCTGATGCTCTGTATCCCAACGGGGTTCACCCCTACCCAG cccagagccccgCGGCCCCCGTGGACCCCCTGCAGCAGGCCTACGCAGGGATGCAGCACTACACAG CCTACCCAGCAGCCTACAGCTTGGTGGCACCCGCGTTCCCGCAGCCTCCTGCCCTGGTCGCCCAGcaaccccctcctcctccccagcagcagcagcagcagcagcagcagcagcagcaacggGAAG GCCCTGACGGCTGCAACATCTTCATCTACCACCTGCCCCAGGAGTTCACAGACTCAGAGATCCTCCAGATGTTTGTCCCCTTCGGCCACGTCATCTCAGCCAAAGTCTTTGTTGACCGGGCCACCAATCAGAGCAAGTGTTTTG GCTTTGTGAGTTTCGACAATCCGGCCAGTGCCCAGGCTGCCATCCAGGCCATGAACGGTTTCCAGATTGGCATGAAACGCCTCAAAGTCCAGCTAAAGCGGCCTAAGGATGCCAACCGGCCCTACTGA
- the CELF3 gene encoding CUGBP Elav-like family member 3 isoform X9: protein MNRPIQVKPADSESRGEDRKLFVGMLGKQQTDEDVRKMFEPFGTIDECTVLRGPDGTSKGCAFVKFQTHAEAQAAINTLHSSRTLPGASSSLVVKFADTEKERGLRRMQQVATQLGMFSPIALQFGAYSAYTQALMQQQAALVAAHSAYLSPMATMAAVQMQHMAAINANGLIATPITPSSGTSTPPAIAATPVSAIPAALGVNGYSPVPTQPTGQPAPDALYPNGVHPYPAQSPAAPVDPLQQAYAGMQHYTAAYPAAYSLVAPAFPQPPALVAQQPPPPPQQQQQQQQQQQQREGPDGCNIFIYHLPQEFTDSEILQMFVPFGHVISAKVFVDRATNQSKCFGFVSFDNPASAQAAIQAMNGFQIGMKRLKVQLKRPKDANRPY, encoded by the exons atGAACAGGCCGATCCAGGTCAAGCCAGCCGACAGCGAGAGCCGAGGAG AAGACCGGAAGCTCTTTGTGGGGATGCTAGGGAAGCAGCAGACAGATGAGGACGTCAGGAAGATGTTCGAGCCTTTTGGGACCATAGACGAGTGCACTGTGctccgggggccagatggcaccAGCAAAG GCTGCGCCTTTGTGAAGTTCCAGACCCATGCTGAGGCCCAGGCGGCCATCAACACCCTTCACAGCAGCCGGACCCTGCCG GGTGCCTCATCCAGCCTGGTGGTGAAGTTTGCTGACACGGAGAAGGAGCGAGGTCTCCGCCGAATGCAGCAGGTGGCTACCCAGCTGGGCATGTTCAGCCCCATCGCACTGCAGTTTGGAGCCTACAGCGCCTACACCCAGGCC ttgATGCAGCAGCAGGCGGCCCTGGTAGCGGCTCACAGTGCCTACCTCAGCCCCATGGCCACCATGGCTGCCGTGCAGATGCAGCACATGGCTGCCATCAATGCCAATGGCCTCATCGCCACTCCCATCACCCCATCCTCAG GAACCAGCACCCCTCCTGCCATCGCTGCCACGCCCGTGTCTGCAATCCCTGCTGCCCTGGGCGTCAACGGCTACAGCCCCGTGCCTACCCAGCCCACCGGGCAGCCTGCCCCTGATGCTCTGTATCCCAACGGGGTTCACCCCTACCCAG cccagagccccgCGGCCCCCGTGGACCCCCTGCAGCAGGCCTACGCAGGGATGCAGCACTACACAG CAGCCTACCCAGCAGCCTACAGCTTGGTGGCACCCGCGTTCCCGCAGCCTCCTGCCCTGGTCGCCCAGcaaccccctcctcctccccagcagcagcagcagcagcagcagcagcagcagcaacggGAAG GCCCTGACGGCTGCAACATCTTCATCTACCACCTGCCCCAGGAGTTCACAGACTCAGAGATCCTCCAGATGTTTGTCCCCTTCGGCCACGTCATCTCAGCCAAAGTCTTTGTTGACCGGGCCACCAATCAGAGCAAGTGTTTTG GCTTTGTGAGTTTCGACAATCCGGCCAGTGCCCAGGCTGCCATCCAGGCCATGAACGGTTTCCAGATTGGCATGAAACGCCTCAAAGTCCAGCTAAAGCGGCCTAAGGATGCCAACCGGCCCTACTGA
- the CELF3 gene encoding CUGBP Elav-like family member 3 isoform X8 codes for MNRPIQVKPADSESRGDRKLFVGMLGKQQTDEDVRKMFEPFGTIDECTVLRGPDGTSKGCAFVKFQTHAEAQAAINTLHSSRTLPGASSSLVVKFADTEKERGLRRMQQVATQLGMFSPIALQFGAYSAYTQALMQQQAALVAAHSAYLSPMATMAAVQMQHMAAINANGLIATPITPSSGTSTPPAIAATPVSAIPAALGVNGYSPVPTQPTGQPAPDALYPNGVHPYPAQSPAAPVDPLQQAYAGMQHYTAYPAAYSLVAPAFPQPPALVAQQPPPPPQQQQQQQQQQQQREGPDGCNIFIYHLPQEFTDSEILQMFVPFGHVISAKVFVDRATNQSKCFGFVSFDNPASAQAAIQAMNGFQIGMKRLKVQLKRPKDANRPY; via the exons atGAACAGGCCGATCCAGGTCAAGCCAGCCGACAGCGAGAGCCGAGGAG ACCGGAAGCTCTTTGTGGGGATGCTAGGGAAGCAGCAGACAGATGAGGACGTCAGGAAGATGTTCGAGCCTTTTGGGACCATAGACGAGTGCACTGTGctccgggggccagatggcaccAGCAAAG GCTGCGCCTTTGTGAAGTTCCAGACCCATGCTGAGGCCCAGGCGGCCATCAACACCCTTCACAGCAGCCGGACCCTGCCG GGTGCCTCATCCAGCCTGGTGGTGAAGTTTGCTGACACGGAGAAGGAGCGAGGTCTCCGCCGAATGCAGCAGGTGGCTACCCAGCTGGGCATGTTCAGCCCCATCGCACTGCAGTTTGGAGCCTACAGCGCCTACACCCAGGCC ttgATGCAGCAGCAGGCGGCCCTGGTAGCGGCTCACAGTGCCTACCTCAGCCCCATGGCCACCATGGCTGCCGTGCAGATGCAGCACATGGCTGCCATCAATGCCAATGGCCTCATCGCCACTCCCATCACCCCATCCTCAG GAACCAGCACCCCTCCTGCCATCGCTGCCACGCCCGTGTCTGCAATCCCTGCTGCCCTGGGCGTCAACGGCTACAGCCCCGTGCCTACCCAGCCCACCGGGCAGCCTGCCCCTGATGCTCTGTATCCCAACGGGGTTCACCCCTACCCAG cccagagccccgCGGCCCCCGTGGACCCCCTGCAGCAGGCCTACGCAGGGATGCAGCACTACACAG CCTACCCAGCAGCCTACAGCTTGGTGGCACCCGCGTTCCCGCAGCCTCCTGCCCTGGTCGCCCAGcaaccccctcctcctccccagcagcagcagcagcagcagcagcagcagcagcaacggGAAG GCCCTGACGGCTGCAACATCTTCATCTACCACCTGCCCCAGGAGTTCACAGACTCAGAGATCCTCCAGATGTTTGTCCCCTTCGGCCACGTCATCTCAGCCAAAGTCTTTGTTGACCGGGCCACCAATCAGAGCAAGTGTTTTG GCTTTGTGAGTTTCGACAATCCGGCCAGTGCCCAGGCTGCCATCCAGGCCATGAACGGTTTCCAGATTGGCATGAAACGCCTCAAAGTCCAGCTAAAGCGGCCTAAGGATGCCAACCGGCCCTACTGA
- the CELF3 gene encoding CUGBP Elav-like family member 3 isoform X7 produces the protein MNRPIQVKPADSESRGDRKLFVGMLGKQQTDEDVRKMFEPFGTIDECTVLRGPDGTSKGCAFVKFQTHAEAQAAINTLHSSRTLPGASSSLVVKFADTEKERGLRRMQQVATQLGMFSPIALQFGAYSAYTQALMQQQAALVAAHSAYLSPMATMAAVQMQHMAAINANGLIATPITPSSGTSTPPAIAATPVSAIPAALGVNGYSPVPTQPTGQPAPDALYPNGVHPYPAQSPAAPVDPLQQAYAGMQHYTAAYPAAYSLVAPAFPQPPALVAQQPPPPPQQQQQQQQQQQQREGPDGCNIFIYHLPQEFTDSEILQMFVPFGHVISAKVFVDRATNQSKCFGFVSFDNPASAQAAIQAMNGFQIGMKRLKVQLKRPKDANRPY, from the exons atGAACAGGCCGATCCAGGTCAAGCCAGCCGACAGCGAGAGCCGAGGAG ACCGGAAGCTCTTTGTGGGGATGCTAGGGAAGCAGCAGACAGATGAGGACGTCAGGAAGATGTTCGAGCCTTTTGGGACCATAGACGAGTGCACTGTGctccgggggccagatggcaccAGCAAAG GCTGCGCCTTTGTGAAGTTCCAGACCCATGCTGAGGCCCAGGCGGCCATCAACACCCTTCACAGCAGCCGGACCCTGCCG GGTGCCTCATCCAGCCTGGTGGTGAAGTTTGCTGACACGGAGAAGGAGCGAGGTCTCCGCCGAATGCAGCAGGTGGCTACCCAGCTGGGCATGTTCAGCCCCATCGCACTGCAGTTTGGAGCCTACAGCGCCTACACCCAGGCC ttgATGCAGCAGCAGGCGGCCCTGGTAGCGGCTCACAGTGCCTACCTCAGCCCCATGGCCACCATGGCTGCCGTGCAGATGCAGCACATGGCTGCCATCAATGCCAATGGCCTCATCGCCACTCCCATCACCCCATCCTCAG GAACCAGCACCCCTCCTGCCATCGCTGCCACGCCCGTGTCTGCAATCCCTGCTGCCCTGGGCGTCAACGGCTACAGCCCCGTGCCTACCCAGCCCACCGGGCAGCCTGCCCCTGATGCTCTGTATCCCAACGGGGTTCACCCCTACCCAG cccagagccccgCGGCCCCCGTGGACCCCCTGCAGCAGGCCTACGCAGGGATGCAGCACTACACAG CAGCCTACCCAGCAGCCTACAGCTTGGTGGCACCCGCGTTCCCGCAGCCTCCTGCCCTGGTCGCCCAGcaaccccctcctcctccccagcagcagcagcagcagcagcagcagcagcagcaacggGAAG GCCCTGACGGCTGCAACATCTTCATCTACCACCTGCCCCAGGAGTTCACAGACTCAGAGATCCTCCAGATGTTTGTCCCCTTCGGCCACGTCATCTCAGCCAAAGTCTTTGTTGACCGGGCCACCAATCAGAGCAAGTGTTTTG GCTTTGTGAGTTTCGACAATCCGGCCAGTGCCCAGGCTGCCATCCAGGCCATGAACGGTTTCCAGATTGGCATGAAACGCCTCAAAGTCCAGCTAAAGCGGCCTAAGGATGCCAACCGGCCCTACTGA